The Nothobranchius furzeri strain GRZ-AD chromosome 6, NfurGRZ-RIMD1, whole genome shotgun sequence genome includes a region encoding these proteins:
- the helt gene encoding hairy and enhancer of split-related protein helt, with product MASKIKDRKRTPISHKVIEKRRRDRINRCLNELGKTVPMALAKQNSGKLEKAEILEMTVQYLRALHSADFPRGREKGELLAEFANYFHYGYHECMKNLVHYLTTEDRAETKDFKYARILAFLQSKSRVATEPLFGSISAMQEPSDYLSQLHSSPEHQNHSPSDSVFQQSPSGHFTWHSSARSPAISYQTVPLSAHSTQQHGGYLSPVQGLDHHYFNFLGHAHANTFGLHSAQHAM from the exons ATGGCATCCAAGATAAAGGACAGGAAG aggACTCCGATCTCCCATAAAGTCATTGAGAAGAGAAGAAGGGACCGCATTAATCGCTGCCTAAACGAGCTCGGAAAAACCGTCCCAATGGCGCTGGCTAAACAG AACtctgggaaactggaaaaagctgAGATCTTGGAGATGACCGTTCAGTACCTGAGAGCGCTCCACTCCGCAGATTTTCCTCGTGGAAGAGAAAAGG GCGAGCTTCTGGCTGAATTCGCAAACTACTTCCACTACGGATACCACGAGTGCATGAAGAACTTGGTGCACTACCTGACCACAGAGGACCGAGCCGAAACCAAAGACTTCAAGTACGCAAGGATCCTCGCCTTCCTGCAGTCAAAGTCCCGCGTGGCCACCGAGCCTCTGTTCGGCTCCATCAGCGCGATGCAGGAACCGTCAGACTACCTGAGTCAGCTGCACTCCTCCCCggagcaccagaaccacagccCCTCGGACTCCGTGTTCCAGCAAAGCCCTTCGGGACACTTCACGTGGCACAGCTCGGCGCGCAGCCCGGCCATCTCGTACCAAACGGTGCCGCTCTCAGCGCACAGCACGCAGCAGCACGGTGGATACTTGTCACCGGTGCAAGGACTCGATCACCACTATTTCAACTTCCTAGGTCACGCGCACGCAAACACGTTCGGGCTGCACAGCGCGCAGCACGCCATGTAG